ACGGGACCCGATCCGCCCGAGAATGACTTCCCCTCGATCGGTGGAGGACGCCAGAGCATATCTCGCGGCACGCAGAGCGTCCCGGAAGCGACGCGCCGCGCTGTCGCGAACTCGAATCTCTTCCCGCTTCTGGCGCACCAGCTGATCAAGTTCAGGGTGCCGAGCGATCAGGACACGCAGATCAATGCCGCAGGCGTCGGCAATATCTCCTTCGCCATCACGGATCGGGTAACGCTTGAAATTCGCACTGTCCTGCATGGTGACAAGGCCGAGGTCGTACAATCGGGAGAGAATCCGGCTTACGCGCCCTGGCGACTTGTTGATGTCATAGCCGAGCTGTCGGTTCGACTTGTAGACGATCGGCCGGCCTCCTTTGTCGAAGGCGTCTGCCTTGACGGTCGTGATGATTGCTTCCAGCAACGCATATTCTGCGGTCGTAATCATCCCGATTGTCATCAGGTTTTTTGCAAGTACCGCAAGCTGCCCGCGCGTCACCGTTCCGATTTCCGTTGACTGCGCCAGTCGCCGGAATTCGGCTCGCTCCTTCGTCATTCTGCGACCTGCCGGCCGCTTGTGTTGTGTGGGTTCCCCCATCGTCCGTCTCCTGTCAGAGGCCAGACAAAGCTCCGCCGTTCACCGAAAAGGTGTTTTGATTATTGACATCGGAGGGGAGGTCTGCGAGAACGATCTTGCTTATATCTTCGAACTGCAGACCGCTTCCGGATCTTTCGGGAGCGGTTTTTCTTTTCTGGGCCGGGTGCGATCTCCAAAAAACTGTTAAAATGCGCGAGTCGGAATCGGTTTAGGTTCCGCCCGATTGCGATTAGTAACCTGAGATACCGAATTGATGCAAGTTGTCACATTTCCGCGCTGCTGCGCCAGTTCAGCGAATATCGCCTAAATATCAAATTTTTAACGTGATTTTCTTCGTCTTTCACCTCTTCGCCCCTAAAATTACAACGTTTCCAGACTAGGATTCACCCCCGTTATTGTTGGGGAAACCTAAGCGGGCGGGGAGGAGAGTTTGAGAGGAGGGGGCGAGGGCCTCCTCTCAACAAGCGGCCTGATCTGCCGTCCCCCGATACCTTTCTGCCTCCCAGGCACCTGCGAAAGCGCCCGCGTTGGCTCGATGCCAAGGCGAGCGCTAAGGTGCGATCTTGAAGCAAGCTCAGCCGCGCTGAAAAGCATCCTCAAGGAAGGTCGGCGGTAGATCGAACGCTTTCAGCGCTGTATCGAGTGCTTTCTGCACATCATCCCAATCAACATGCTCCGGGTCGCTCAGGTAGGCGTTAATCAGCTGACAGCAGCTTTCGGCGGCAAGGGTCGGATCAGGTTCTGAACCAAGCATGGCTTATCCTCTAGAATAGGGGAGCCGGTCACGCTGGAGGACGTGACCGGGGACTAGTAGCAGCGGGATTATTCCGCTGCCATCGGGCACGAGTGTTCGTTCTTTTCCTCTGAGGTTTCAGTCTCACCCTCTGCATTGGGGTCTGACGAGATCCGAAGGTGAGGCGGAAGCCAACCGCTGTCCTTGATGGACTTGGCGGCATACTCCGCAGCCTCGCCCTTCTTCATGTTGCCGACACCAGCGGCGAAATCCTCGCCGCGCACCTCGGCAACAACGGCTTGAATGGTCGGCCTGTTGACGTGGCTGAAATAGCTTTCCGCCGTACTCTCAAGCCAGTCACGCATGTCCACGTTCAATGCGCGGCCCATCTGGTCGGCATGTGCCAGCGCTTGGCTGCGACTGCTGAACTTCTTCTCGACCGCATTGACGGAATGGGCGGCGGCATAGGCTAGAAGCTGCAACAACTCGCTTTGCGATTGATCCATCAGCCATTCCCAAAGGTCAGCAGGATCGCCGGGGAGCCGGTGCCCATAGTTTTCCTCAAGGCTTCCCCACGCCTCGAGGGCCTTGTTCTCGGCTGGACGCTTCATCGAACCGTCCAGCACTTCATGAGTGACAGAGATTTCAAGCGCGCTCTGGTGGCCGGGAATGCCCCATGCCGTGCGATACTGCACCTTGAGCAACAACGCGTGGACGACCGCCACAAGCGCGATGTCGGGATTGTTCGCCAGTTCGACGCGAAGTGCCGCGGTCTTCTGAGCGGTCAGGTCTTCAATCAATGCGGCTGAATGGGTCAGCCCCTTAGATTTCGAAGCGCCATCAGCCTCCTCGGTCGCCCCGCCTTGCTTCCCTTCCGTGGCATCGGCCTTCTTCTTGTCCTCGTGGCGGACAAAGCCTCTCAGCACCGACAACTTGCCCCAATGGTCGATTGTGACGATTGCCCCTGCCATTGCGAGGTCTTCGCTGCGATAGGCTTCTTCGCGTTTCTGCAGGACGGCAATTTCCTGCTCGACGGCGGACAAGGCGGCCTCTGCACCTTCATCCTCCTGATCCGCATCGATCTGCGCCGCCAGTTCGTCATAACGCTCAGTCAGTGCGTCAAGCTTGGCTTGATCCTCGTCGCTTAGGTCCAAGCGCTGCGGGTAAACCCGGGCCATCTGATAGATGTTATCCGGCTGCTGAGCGCACCACTCGACCCATTTCCAGCCTTCGGCCTTCACGGCTTCCGCCTCGACCTCCAACTTCTCGGCAACCAGCTTTTCAAGCAAGCCGCTATCGCATGCAAAGCCTCCTCCCTGCTCGGCAAACAGGTCGCGGCGCACTGGACCGCCAGCCGCCTCATAAACCTCTAAACCGCCGATCAGCGCGAGCCGCTTGTCGCTTGCAGGGACTTCATCCACGGCGAGACGGCGCTTGATTGTGTTGGCGCTGCGATCCCATGAGGGGAGGGCATTCCAAACCTCTTCCTGTCGAGCGTGATCGTCGGTGATGGTGAAGGCGGCAAGCTGCTCAAAGGTCATATCCTCGGCGCGGAACGCCCCGAACGGGACAGGGGAAACTTTCGCCAGCGCAAGACGGCGATTGACGATGATTTCGGTTGTCCCGAACCGGGCGGCGATGTCCTTGATGGACTTGCCCTCATCGAACAACGTTCTGAATGCCTCGAACTGGTCGGCGGGGTGCATCGACTCCCGCATCACGTTCTCGGTCAGGCTTAATTCCGTGGCGTCACCCGCCTCCCGGACGATGACATTCACAGCGTAGTCAGCCGTGATCTCGCCCCGTTCGGCCAGAAGATTGAGGGCTGCAAGGCGGCGACCGCCAGCGGTTACGAGGTATCTCCCCTTGGATGTCTTGCGCACCACAAGGTTTTGAATGACGCCATTTGCGAGAATGGACGCCGACAGGCTCTCGATGCTCTCCTTGGTGTAGGTCTTGCGGACGTTCTTCGGGTCTGCGTCCAGCTTGTTCAGTGCTACCGCGATGATGTCGCTCATGATCTGTTGCTCCAATTTTCCCGTTTCCCTTGGGAGCAAGCCCCGCTAGTGGGCGAAGCCTCTGCCTTCGTTCTCGAAGGATGTGCCCCCACATCCGGCGGAACGAAGGGGGAGGGCTTCAGCCCGCTCCCGTTAGGACGCCGATCGGGTCATGGGGCGGGAGAAAGGAAAAACGGAAGGTTTGCCGGCCTGACGGCGAAAGCCGTTTTTCCTGGCGAGCGACAGCGCTTGCGCGCTTGCCCATTGGCGCGATCGGCGACCTATCGTAAGAGCGGTATAGGGCAGGGTAGAAGGGCGGCCGATCCTGGCCGCTCCTTTCGTATGCGAACCGGCGACGCCGGTTCTCCGTCTTCTGATCCAGGTTATAACAAGATGGATCTGCCCGCTACGCTCCGAGTGATGAGCGCTCCGCTCCTCGGGCAGCTCTCCATTTCAACTTGATTCAACCTTTCGATAGCGGCAGCCGCCGTCCGCTCGGATCGATCGGCGCCAGTCCGAGATCCGAGGAAGATATTGAAGAACATCGGAGCTTTCAGCATAGCGCCGCCCCTCCTTCAGGGGCGGGAAAGCGGGAATTCTCGACACGGTTTTGACGGATAAAGGGAAGCCGCAGGAGGCTTAGCATAGCGCCGCGAAGCGGAAGCCGGGACCGACTTCCCCCGGCAAAACCGTTCCGTGCTTCTACAGCCTGAGCGTTGCGTTCATGGTGTAGTGGGCGATCTGAAACAGCCGCTCAACAGTCGCAGCCAGGCTTCAGTTCATCTGGGACAGCTCACATCTGGCCGTTTCGCGCCAACTGCGGACGTAGGCGCACGCGTTGATGAAGGACTTGTATCGACCCCAAAGCGGGCATAGAGTTAAGTCCTGCAAGGCCCGTAACCGGACGATGGCCTCGCGACATGCAGCTAGGAGCGGGAACCCAGAGAGCTTTGCCCCTTTGTCCGATGGACTGAGACAGCACGTTCCCATAGTATCGTCGCTTTGGCGTTGCTATGCTATTGGGGGCAAGCGTGGAACTCTGGCAAAAACAGCTCATACGCGCGTTGTTTCACTATTCGCCGGAACACATGGACATCGAGCGGGCATTCTTAGTCAAACATTCCCACGTTCCCGCTCGTCTGTACAAGTACCGCCAGTTCACCGAGTACCACTTGGACGCATTGAAAAAGGACGTCCTGTGGCTGTCCTCACCGGATAGGTTGAACGATCCCTATGAGGCCCAAGTCTCGTTTGACGTGGACCGCTTCAAAGTGGAGGATCAGTCCGTCGACCATTTCTTGACAGAAGCCAGGAGAGCTCGACATGCGATCGAAGCAGGTGAGGATTGGCGCCCAACTGAGCCTTCACGACCTATCAACGCTGGTGATTGGCGCCGCCAGACGGTTTCCACCATCCTCCAGTCGTCCGACCTCCCAGAGAAGGAGGCATTTGCGTCGATCGTGGAAGAATGGAGCAAGGAGCAAGCACAAGCTCACGTCCGGTCCATGAGCCAACAGTTTCGGAAGGGCTTCAGCGTCTTGTCGCTCTCGGCTACGGCGAACAATAAATTACTTTGGGCTCATTACTCGAATTCGCACAAGGGCTTTGCCATCGAGTACGATTTTGCTTCTCTACCGTACGGTGACCTGCGAAGCAGGCTTTGTTTTCCCGTATTCTACACCAAGAAGCTGAGGGACGCGACGAGGTACCTCGCCAAGCCCGGCAAACCATTCAACAACCTATTTGGCCAGTACATGTGCCTCGTGAAGCAGGACGACTGGGCCTATGAGAAGGAATGGCGGATTGTTCAGGCCATCGGCCCGGAACACGCAAACTTTGAAATGCGCATGCCGAAGCCGACTGCAGTCATCTTGGGCTCGCAAGTATCGCCCTCCGATGAAGAGACGATGCGCCAATTGTGCAAGGAGCGCTCAGTTACCCTGAAGCGTATGGTGCAAAAACCGGGTACCTTCCAGCTGGAACCCGTGCAGGCAGCTCTCGACTAGATCGGCTACTTACTCAGCCCCGCAACCGGAACCGGGCCGGCAGCAAGCCACCCCATCTCAGACATGTGTAGCTCGGTTCTGGAATGACCGCTTCGGGCCAAAGGCTGACTTCGCACGTTAGAGTGTCATTTCACCCTCAGCCTGAACCTACCCCAACCTCTTCTGACGTAAGATAAGGCGCCGCTGCGAAGAGGACGACTGAGACCCCGCGACCCAGAACAGCCGCGCCACCTGTTCGATCCCTGCCTAACCGGCAAGATTGGGCGGGGGCATGTTTCTTCGCAGAGCACCGAGAAGCAGGTCTAGATCCCGATTGGCAGCCGCCGCCAGCATGAGGTTGTCCGCAACCTCTGTAATGGCGGAGAGGACTTCCGTCTCCTCCCAACCTCGGCACATGGCATCCTCTACCAGGTCCTGCAAAACAGTCTCCACCGCCATCTGACACGCGATGTAGCGGCTTTCGTCCTTTTCGGGTGGCGCTTTTGGAAAGTCTGTCATCTTCCAGCAAATATGCTTCCTGCTGGCGCTTGCAAGGCCGCGGGTTCGGGATCACGACGGATAGGCCGCACCCTGCAGGGCAGGGTGCGGCTGTAACTCACTGAGGCTTGTTGTCGTTTCCGGCCTTACTGTTGAGCTCGACTTGATAGCTGAACTCGACCTTGGCGATGAGCGGAAGCATCACGGCGATAGAGAACCGAAGTTGGCCCTTATGGGACAACTTCGCGATTTGCCGGTTGATGAACTGGCGAAGGCGACGGCCGGTTTTCTGGCAGAAGGTTACGAGCGTTTTCATTAGAGGTTCCTCCTTAGTGGTTGTGCGTAATCGCGAAGCTCGAATACGGCTGGAACCGCCGAGTGCATCGCGTAGCGATCGCAATGGAGCGAAGCGGAGAGGAGAACCCTTTAGGGTTGCACGCCAAGGCGGGGCCTGACGTATCGTGCGCAGCATTAGATTACGTACGGACACTAAGGAGCGGCCTGAAAACGCGGCCTTCGTAGCCCCGGCCGTCGTCTTTGCCTTCGACCGGCAAATCGTGATCCGGCCGCCAGGTCGGATCTCCATCGCTGTGATGCTGTAGCGGTGGTTGAGCTCGCGTCGATGCTCCTAGCCGGAAACGACAACAAGCCTCAGTGAGCCGTCCCGCTTGCGGGGCGCGTCCGTCGTGAGGGGGAAGGGGAGTTTGAGGGGAGGGGCCGAAGGGGGCTCCCCTCATTGCGGTTGGGTGCCGCTCGACGCGGCGCTCAAGCGCTCCTAAGCCTAGGCGGCCTCGCGCTTACGCAACAAAAACCGCTTCAGGCTCCATCCGGCTCCCAAGATGTAGGGTGGCCGTCCAAGAGAGTAGTGCCCGCAATTCAGCCGCAGCACGCCCACTCTGGCTCCGGCATTCTGCAGCCGCCCTAGCAGGCGTTCTGACAGGTCCGGCAAAACAACCGTGTCCCTCGATGCTAGGACGACATGAAGTTCGAGGCCTGGCCGCGCCAGCCTGTCTGCATGGTTTTCAAGATTGAGTGATGCCCACGCTCGTTGCAGCTGAGCAAGCGTAAGATGCGGCTCGAGGCTCTTCCGGATCGATCGGGTTGCGCGCCCAGTCCAAACCATTTCGGCGAGGCTTCCTGCCGTGAGGAAGAGCGACGCCCGAGAAACGGCGGTTTCATGCGCCGCGACCAGTCCGGCTATCCAGGAACCAAGACTCATCCCGAGGACGGAAACATCCCGATACCCCTCGCGCTTCAGCCAGCGGATAAGCTTGCGCCCGTCCCATACAGCCTGTCTGACGGCCTGCACCGTTCGGCCGAGATTGGCGCTGAGCATGTAATCGGCATAGAGCGAGCCCGGGCGCTTGCGCTCCAAGTGGTAAGGCATGGCGATCTCGATGACTGTGACCCCTTGCCAGGAGAGGAACCCGGCAATCTGCCGGTTCCGACTTTCGGCGTTCCAGTGATGGAAGATCACCACCGCCTGATCGCGTTTTCCGCTCTCCGTGATCCTGGCCCACACGATGTTGTTTTCAGCAACATCGGTTGAAACGTCCGAAGGGAACGTCAGCCAGCCATCCCGCAGCTCAAAGCTATGATCGCTCGCATCAGGCAGCTCAAAAAAGCCCGGATCAACGGCGGACTTTTCCGCGAGAACGCAAAACCCCTCTAGCGTTTCAGCCGCCCCCATGCCGGGAAATGCACGATCGGCGTCCAGAATGAAGTCCGTGATCTTCTTGGCCTCTTCGCCGCGCTGTGCGCGACCCTCGTCCCAACGATCCAGCCAATTATGAAACATGGCTGTCGCCTCTTATCTCACGGGCACGCCAAGCTGACTCAAATGCCGGATCGAATAGACCATAGGTCGCAATGAGCGCGGTAACGATCAGCAAAACAGAGAAACCATCGAACGCGTCGATCAACATGTATGAGACGAAAAGCAAACCGATCACCGCAGACATCTTCCACAGGGGAGAACGGAGCCGCCGATCATCCCCCAAGCGGATTGCTCCATACACAAAGACGCTGCAGGTCGAAAGCACGACGAGCAAGCTGCTGTAGTGTGTGGGCATGATGTAATCGAAGGTCCTATCTCCATCGTCGTAATCTGCCAGCGCAGCCCAGACATCGCGGACCAGCCATGTCACGAAATCCGGGCCCTGCGATGCAAGATAGGCACTTTGTGCCTTCATGCAGATGGCAGCAAGGACGACGAGCGCGGAACATCTGAAGACCCCGCGCATGATCCGCAGACCGATTTCACTGGTGTCCGGCCAGGCTCTCTGCTCGCCAAGGAGTTCAGCTACGCGTTTAAGCTTCCATAGATCATGGATGATCGTATGCAGCACGATCAGGCCAGCGAACAGCAGGTAGAAGCTTGTGGACATGTAGAGATAGGCAAGGGCGGTAAATACGATTGCCGCCGGCGTCGATAGGATATCCGGCCTGATGATACCGATCGTCCCCCAGCTTGGGGCAAAATCCTGCGCTTGCTCAAGCAGAGGGATAAGCTGCACGCCGATCCATTGCACCACGCCCGCGAATAATATGCAGATCAGGAAAACTGCCCAATAGGTCTGTGAGTTGGCCTGCAAATGTATCGTCCAGGCGTCGCTGCTTCTTACACGATCAGCCTCCGCCAGCAGCCTGAGGCGGCCATCATGCTTCCAGAAACCCAGAAGCTCGATGACGACGGCGAAAAACAGTGGAAACAGCACCATGAACAGGAAGGTCCAGTTCGGTGCCCAGAGGAAGCCAACCTGCTTCTCGATACCATCCGAGCGCACATAGGTGATGCTGTGGATCCCCAAAATGTAAGAGAGGAATCCGAGGGCGGACGAACCGGCGAAGATCCAGGCCGGCAAGTTCAGATGTGATCCATGCGAGAAAATCGCCTCGGTCTTGACTGCCAAACCCCTTGGCCGCTCCGCTGGCATGGTTTGAAGGTCCACCGAGACGACGGGCGTTAGAGGAACCTGGTTTTTTTCTGGCGCTGACGTGTCAGGCACACGCAGGGCAGTCGCAGTCGAGCCACCGGTCTTCTTTTGATCTCGCCGCCTGGCGGTCAGGCGCGCTTGGGCCGAGCTGAGCTCATTCAGCCAATCATTCGTCGCCTCGCGATCGTCGCAACCGAAGATGCGTGCCAGCCAGCGAATGTTGGCCGGGCTGATGCCTTTGTCATTCTCCTGAAACCAGAGCTGGACGGTGCGAAGATCCACTCCGACACGGTTGGCGTCGATCTTTGAGATGGCATCCGCCAGTAGCTCCGGCGTCCACGGGCCTTGGGGAAAACCGTCTTCACCCAAGGGGCGTCCGGCACCCGCAGCAGCCATTTTCTTGAACAGTTCCTTGAAATCGCTTCCATCCGCCGGCGGTGGAACAAAAATCTTACCGTTTTTTTCCAATGACTTACAGCCCAAGATTTCGTCTTGTTTCGTATCCTATCGTGCGTTGTGGACGATTTGATGGTCTGAGACGATCCCCAATGCAACTAGATCGGTGAGGCATCCGCCATGCTACTGTCGTCATCCAGTTCGCGTTCGTCCCGTGAAGTAATTGCCGCTCGATGCACCAAAACGGCTCCGGCATTGTCCACGTCCAGGAGAGTGGTAACGGAGATCGCAGCTGGTGCGACAGGAGAAAAACCCTCGCTTCATGAGCTGATCGATCAGCATTCAGCGGCTGTTCAAGGGGGAAAAAAGGCGAAGGCGAGCCGCCAGGCAATCATCAATTATGAGCCAAAAGGCGACGGTGAAGCATATCTGAAGCTGACCTATCTGGCCGGTTATCTGATCGCGACCAGAAGCTCATTATCGATCCAAGAGCTGAAGTCGATTTCTGAGAACTCTGGCGCTCGTGGACGCCCCTGACGTTCCGATCCCGGCCTCGCTTCAGCGGCAGCAATCGGGCGGGAGGGGAGCCGAGGGGAGGGGCATGGGCTCCCTTCGGGCGGACCGCAGCCCGCTCGATGCGGCCAGGTTCGCAACTGCCAAAATGGCTACGGGGCCAGTTCTTCCGAACCAGCCCCGCAACAAAGCATCCAACAATTGTCAGCGTACCAATCCTAGCCGCTCGCCAAGGCTTGGCGGCGTCGGCGTTCCCGCTTCCTTTGTCATGGCGACGATGGCCTTCTGTGACAGCCCTTCGATCTCATAGCCAAAACGGCGCGCGCTCTCGATGATCGATTCTAGGCTTGGGTGCTGCTCAAGATGCGTCCCGAACCATAGGGCACATTCGTCGGTTTCCTCATCGGGAAACGCCTGCAGAAAGAAGGTGCGCAACGGCGGGTCATAGCCGATTACGGCGTTCTCGTCGGTCTCTTCGTCGGTTTTCACGGTCACGGTGTAGCGGCTCAATGGTGTCCCTCCTGATGTCGGGCCGCACCGAGATGCGGCCCAGGTCCTATTTGAACAGCGGCATTGACCGCTTGTTGGTCAGGCTGGCGCGGTCGGTCTCAAAGCGGTAGCCGTCCCAATCCTTCCACGCTTCCCAACCTGTCGCAGTGGCGCGTCCATACCAGACGCGCACGCTGACCTTACTGTTTCCCAAGTCCTCGACAACCTCAACCGTGTGGCTCCCTCCTAAACCGGAGGGCGTGTCGAAGACCTCAACGCTTCGGCGCTGGCCGTTGCTTTTCATGCTTCGCCTCCTACAGCCGGAAATGGGCAACCAAGCCCTGATTGGCTCGGTGGCTTGCCAGTGCATAGGCGCACGCCTGCGCCAGAAGGTCGGGATTCGCTGTCATGCCCGACTTCGCGCGTCCCTTGATATCGGCTTTTAAGTCGTCATCGCTGGTCCCAACGTGCATGTTTCCGACAATCCAGCGCAATTGCGCATAGGGGATCTCGTCAACGCGCCGAACAGGTAGGGCCGAAATCAGGCCCTTGCGCTGACTGGCTGCCTCTCCGGCCTCACTTGCCTCCTTCTTGGTCGGGAAATAGGCTTTCACCAGTTGCCGGCGCTGCGCGTCGGCGGCGCTCATGAAAGCGTTCGAGCCGTCTTCTTGGGTGTATAGGCTCCAGTCGGCGGCACTGCCGCCGAACATGGCGTCTCCTCGGCCGGAAAACTCCATGACTGTAAAAATTTGCTCATTCATGTGGGGATCCTCTGTTTTCCGGGGCTGATCAAGCGGCGCTGTCGCCGCTGATCGATTTCAAGACGCACTTGGCCGCATAGCGTCCGGCCTCGTTCAAGTTGCGCTGCCACGCTCCTTGCGATGGGGACCAGCGGAACCCGTGAGATTTCAGGGTGCGCCGCGTCTGTTCGTCCGGCTTGCCGGGAAACAGCAACTGAATGCGGGCCATGTCGGCATTTTCCTTGACCGTGACGGCTCCTGCCTCCGTCTCGACGTCCTCGGCGCGGTCGCCGCGCTTCTTCATCGCAGCAAGCGAAGCGAGGCGGGTTTGCATGCGGCGCAGTTCGGCGCGGGTGTTGGTGGTGGAAAAGCCGCGTCGGTTCTGCCACGGGGCAAGGGTAACGCCACGCGATGCCCTCTCCTCGTCCATGCCGGTTTCTGCCACCACACGGGCCAGAATGTCGGCTTCGCTCGCCTGATCCTTCTCCATCCGACGAATGATGACATTCGCTCGTTTCATCCGGTCGATGGACAGCGCTAGGTCTTCGATCTGCGAGGCGATGCGCTGCATGGCGGCCGGATCGCCGGAGCGGATCGGCTCGTCATCGGTCCCGTGCGGAAACGCCTTGCGCTTCACTGCCTTTTTCACAGTCGCGATATGGGCCGAGACGTCAGCACGGCGGGCGTCTGATACTCGCATCCGCTTTTCATTGCGGGCGATGGGAAAGCGGGCAGGTTCGGTGATAAACCAGTTCATGCAACGGCCTTCCGCTGCCCAATACTTGCGGGTGATCTCGACATGACGGCGGGCAAAGGCCTCTAATTCAGCGTCCGGCAGGGGCAGTTTTGCTTGCTCCCACAGCTCCACCATGTAAGCGGCAAAGCCGTTCAGGCGCTCTGCCAGCCCTTCCAGTTCGGAAAGGGTGCGCCGCTCCGGAAAATGAGTAAGGGCATGGAAGCTATGTTCGATGTCCTTCGCCGTGATGGTCGCGGCAAAGGTTCCGGCGAGAATGGACAGGGTGCGGTCCTCGACAACAGCGATGATCATCGGACTACCCCCGCCATGACGGTTGGGTGAGTGCGGGTGATACGGGTCTGGAACCCGATCAAGGCGCCGCCCAGAATGACCCCATTGGGGGAATGCTCGTCTGCCTTGGCAAAGACCGGATCAAGAACCGGCTTGCAGAAGTTCAGGCGGGCCGCTGCTTCCTCAATGCTGATCTGCGGCGGTAGGACATGCGCGCCGTCCAGGCTGGCAAGAACGATCTTTCCAGCCAATGGCTGCGGGTAGCCGTCAAAGACGGTGAAGGCGGTCAAGCGGTCCCGCAAACCCTCCTCATCGACAATAAGAACGTGGTTCGTGTCGAATGGCACCACCTCGACAAGCTGGCATCCAATCAGCCCGTAGGTCTGAGAGAATGCGCTAGATGCTGCGACCTCTGCGGCTTGAATGGTCCCAGCTTCCGGGTCCAGCAGGTAAACGGTTGCGGTTGTGGTCATAGTTCTCACCCTTTCTCCAATGCCGCGAAGCGGTCTTCTCGTGCCCCTCGAGGGCGGGAGCCCCGCTCCTGTTCCCGAGTTCGCGCGGAGCAGCGGGGGAGAGGGTGGCAAGGGGATAAAAACGGAGGGGGTTCGCCCGCCCGAGGCAAAGCCGAAAGGGCGTCGTGTCAGCGGCGCTCCTGCACAAAGCGCTGCCCCAAGGCTGCGCGAAGGAAGGACGGGGAGACCGTTTTTTCCCCTTGTGAGGGAGAGGGGGCAGCGCTCCTCTTTCCCTCATCAAAGAAACAGACAGGACGCCTCCGGCGGCACTGCTTTATCCTGGCCTAGGCCGGCAAACCGCTGATGCTGATTACTGTGAAGAGCAGTAGGGGAGGGGAAAGGCCGCCCCGATACGAGGCAGGGCGGCCTCCGTAGGCACGCGACAAGAAAGGGCTAGAGACTTGCCACGACCTGACTTGATCAACAGCCAATATGGGTCGATCGGGCGAGGCTGTAAATGTTCCGAACGGATTTTGCCTGCGATGAAACTGATTTGAGGCGAAGCCGCAGCGCAACCGATCGTCACCCGAATGGGCGGAGACAGTGTCTGCTGGCTCCGTGCCGAAGGCATAGAGCGGGGTCGCAAAGCGATGCGCCAAAGCAGCTATCCAGGGTAGACTTTCGAGGCACCATCTTTAATTGTCCAGGAGGAACAACGATGAAATTCCAGTGTGGTTGGTGGCAATGGCAGGTTTCGGACTCGAGCAGTGGGTAAGCTATCTCGGACTTGAACGCGTTGTAGACCCAGACAAAGATCATCCGGTTTATCGCAAGCCGCTCGACGGAAAGATCATCGATCTCAGGCAACTGGATCTGCTTGTCGCGCAAAGGCTGCGTGACCTGCGAACCGACAGACAACTTGCGCAAGCCAAAGTGGCCATGCTGCTAGGGGTGAAGGAGGCAACCTACGCCCGCTACGAAAACGCCTCATCCTTGATGACCGTCG
This DNA window, taken from Rhizobium rhizoryzae, encodes the following:
- a CDS encoding ParB/RepB/Spo0J family partition protein; this translates as MSDIIAVALNKLDADPKNVRKTYTKESIESLSASILANGVIQNLVVRKTSKGRYLVTAGGRRLAALNLLAERGEITADYAVNVIVREAGDATELSLTENVMRESMHPADQFEAFRTLFDEGKSIKDIAARFGTTEIIVNRRLALAKVSPVPFGAFRAEDMTFEQLAAFTITDDHARQEEVWNALPSWDRSANTIKRRLAVDEVPASDKRLALIGGLEVYEAAGGPVRRDLFAEQGGGFACDSGLLEKLVAEKLEVEAEAVKAEGWKWVEWCAQQPDNIYQMARVYPQRLDLSDEDQAKLDALTERYDELAAQIDADQEDEGAEAALSAVEQEIAVLQKREEAYRSEDLAMAGAIVTIDHWGKLSVLRGFVRHEDKKKADATEGKQGGATEEADGASKSKGLTHSAALIEDLTAQKTAALRVELANNPDIALVAVVHALLLKVQYRTAWGIPGHQSALEISVTHEVLDGSMKRPAENKALEAWGSLEENYGHRLPGDPADLWEWLMDQSQSELLQLLAYAAAHSVNAVEKKFSSRSQALAHADQMGRALNVDMRDWLESTAESYFSHVNRPTIQAVVAEVRGEDFAAGVGNMKKGEAAEYAAKSIKDSGWLPPHLRISSDPNAEGETETSEEKNEHSCPMAAE
- a CDS encoding DUF2971 domain-containing protein, with translation MELWQKQLIRALFHYSPEHMDIERAFLVKHSHVPARLYKYRQFTEYHLDALKKDVLWLSSPDRLNDPYEAQVSFDVDRFKVEDQSVDHFLTEARRARHAIEAGEDWRPTEPSRPINAGDWRRQTVSTILQSSDLPEKEAFASIVEEWSKEQAQAHVRSMSQQFRKGFSVLSLSATANNKLLWAHYSNSHKGFAIEYDFASLPYGDLRSRLCFPVFYTKKLRDATRYLAKPGKPFNNLFGQYMCLVKQDDWAYEKEWRIVQAIGPEHANFEMRMPKPTAVILGSQVSPSDEETMRQLCKERSVTLKRMVQKPGTFQLEPVQAALD
- a CDS encoding helix-turn-helix domain-containing protein; amino-acid sequence: MAGFGLEQWVSYLGLERVVDPDKDHPVYRKPLDGKIIDLRQLDLLVAQRLRDLRTDRQLAQAKVAMLLGVKEATYARYENASSLMTVGRLLHVFEVLNITPEEFFDPLVNEQPSHSKADSREALRDQLMEETGDHLKKLDDTTLKMVHDLVLAMEPRTIDKQKGNGAAKAAP
- a CDS encoding DUF3846 domain-containing protein — its product is MTTTATVYLLDPEAGTIQAAEVAASSAFSQTYGLIGCQLVEVVPFDTNHVLIVDEEGLRDRLTAFTVFDGYPQPLAGKIVLASLDGAHVLPPQISIEEAAARLNFCKPVLDPVFAKADEHSPNGVILGGALIGFQTRITRTHPTVMAGVVR
- a CDS encoding RcgA family putative transporter, translated to MEKNGKIFVPPPADGSDFKELFKKMAAAGAGRPLGEDGFPQGPWTPELLADAISKIDANRVGVDLRTVQLWFQENDKGISPANIRWLARIFGCDDREATNDWLNELSSAQARLTARRRDQKKTGGSTATALRVPDTSAPEKNQVPLTPVVSVDLQTMPAERPRGLAVKTEAIFSHGSHLNLPAWIFAGSSALGFLSYILGIHSITYVRSDGIEKQVGFLWAPNWTFLFMVLFPLFFAVVIELLGFWKHDGRLRLLAEADRVRSSDAWTIHLQANSQTYWAVFLICILFAGVVQWIGVQLIPLLEQAQDFAPSWGTIGIIRPDILSTPAAIVFTALAYLYMSTSFYLLFAGLIVLHTIIHDLWKLKRVAELLGEQRAWPDTSEIGLRIMRGVFRCSALVVLAAICMKAQSAYLASQGPDFVTWLVRDVWAALADYDDGDRTFDYIMPTHYSSLLVVLSTCSVFVYGAIRLGDDRRLRSPLWKMSAVIGLLFVSYMLIDAFDGFSVLLIVTALIATYGLFDPAFESAWRAREIRGDSHVS
- a CDS encoding alpha/beta fold hydrolase, whose protein sequence is MFHNWLDRWDEGRAQRGEEAKKITDFILDADRAFPGMGAAETLEGFCVLAEKSAVDPGFFELPDASDHSFELRDGWLTFPSDVSTDVAENNIVWARITESGKRDQAVVIFHHWNAESRNRQIAGFLSWQGVTVIEIAMPYHLERKRPGSLYADYMLSANLGRTVQAVRQAVWDGRKLIRWLKREGYRDVSVLGMSLGSWIAGLVAAHETAVSRASLFLTAGSLAEMVWTGRATRSIRKSLEPHLTLAQLQRAWASLNLENHADRLARPGLELHVVLASRDTVVLPDLSERLLGRLQNAGARVGVLRLNCGHYSLGRPPYILGAGWSLKRFLLRKREAA